A section of the Methanoregula formicica SMSP genome encodes:
- a CDS encoding zinc-ribbon domain-containing protein, whose protein sequence is MKCPHCGMNLRDDITECGYCGGKITRKKERAAADAARFTVPRAGAAPKGTAARAPAGDPESEDEEEGGLSAVLQPGEQVLIGALNVAVKKFSFHAYLTNQRIFLIDTQEKKIKVTAKDVSRDTIVGSIVEVSESSDPVLVLSLKSEDDEIKTMKLVFVQGGTDRSAEIDEWITLLLGEEPVPAKKPGKRPAAPRPREPVVEEEPEEERPPARKPQRRPAPAKVQEPIADEEYGEVEEEEPAPIRVPERARPRPELQPARRPVKKDHERQPPVKRLLSPYPVPEEESIPEEVPAPEPAVVTPPRKVPVRQVIATTYEREPPATREAEEPAVAKPAVQSAMRVAMKTAIRQTGPVSPRPERRTVIEPPPAVPEEGPAPAPARRPVVQESRAAPITGKPERDELKEATPQYCHNCGKKLPHSANFCPGCGTKLNVGRTLPHSRTSPTLTRKMTRTDPPGHENHRPVPVDQEDFEEEKPVPTKPPVKKAPKGSEMTILHKFLRR, encoded by the coding sequence ATGAAGTGCCCTCACTGCGGGATGAACCTTCGGGATGATATCACCGAATGCGGTTATTGCGGCGGCAAAATTACCCGGAAAAAAGAGCGTGCAGCAGCTGACGCGGCGAGGTTCACCGTACCGCGGGCAGGTGCTGCCCCCAAAGGGACTGCAGCCCGCGCACCGGCAGGGGATCCTGAGTCAGAGGACGAGGAGGAGGGGGGGCTCTCTGCGGTCCTCCAGCCCGGTGAACAGGTGCTGATTGGGGCACTCAATGTTGCTGTCAAGAAATTCTCCTTCCACGCCTACCTGACCAACCAGCGTATCTTTTTGATCGACACGCAGGAAAAGAAGATCAAGGTGACGGCAAAAGACGTTTCCCGGGACACGATCGTGGGAAGCATCGTCGAAGTCTCTGAGAGTTCCGACCCCGTACTCGTCCTCTCCCTCAAGTCCGAAGACGACGAGATCAAGACCATGAAACTGGTCTTTGTCCAGGGCGGCACGGACCGGTCCGCGGAGATCGATGAATGGATCACCCTCCTCCTGGGCGAGGAACCGGTACCGGCAAAGAAACCCGGAAAGCGGCCCGCAGCGCCACGGCCAAGGGAGCCTGTCGTGGAGGAGGAGCCTGAAGAAGAACGCCCTCCGGCACGGAAGCCCCAGCGGAGGCCTGCGCCGGCAAAGGTGCAGGAGCCCATAGCTGATGAGGAATATGGTGAAGTGGAAGAGGAGGAGCCTGCACCGATCCGCGTCCCCGAGCGTGCCCGTCCCCGGCCTGAACTCCAGCCGGCGAGACGGCCGGTCAAGAAGGACCACGAGCGGCAGCCCCCGGTAAAGCGGCTGCTCTCGCCCTACCCGGTTCCCGAAGAAGAATCCATTCCGGAAGAGGTGCCAGCGCCGGAACCTGCGGTGGTGACACCCCCCCGGAAAGTGCCGGTCCGGCAGGTTATCGCCACCACCTACGAGCGGGAACCCCCGGCAACCCGCGAGGCAGAGGAACCGGCCGTAGCAAAGCCTGCCGTGCAGTCTGCGATGCGGGTGGCCATGAAGACAGCCATCCGGCAGACCGGCCCGGTCTCTCCCCGTCCGGAACGGAGAACTGTCATCGAGCCCCCGCCCGCCGTTCCGGAAGAAGGACCCGCCCCGGCACCGGCCCGCCGCCCGGTTGTCCAGGAGAGCAGGGCAGCCCCCATCACCGGGAAACCGGAACGCGATGAGCTGAAAGAGGCAACCCCCCAGTACTGCCACAACTGCGGGAAGAAGCTGCCGCACTCCGCAAACTTCTGCCCGGGGTGCGGGACCAAGCTGAACGTGGGCAGGACACTCCCGCACTCCCGCACCAGCCCGACGCTTACACGGAAGATGACAAGGACCGACCCGCCGGGCCACGAGAACCACCGGCCCGTTCCGGTCGATCAGGAGGACTTCGAGGAGGAGAAGCCCGTCCCGACAAAACCCCCGGTCAAGAAGGCCCCGAAGGGCAGCGAGATGACCATCCTCCACAAGTTCCTGCGGCGGTAA
- a CDS encoding P-loop domain-containing protein yields MDDAGRWDEAIGSFLHSYTGDGTQIDSSRVQPGITAFLVRSFDGAALQFSFPVVVQRNLPAEIALDPAGADGAAATLIERVKGQAESVPALGPLYGKGVPGSQRYRDTIEPYTVIHSDETLASHLWKADARNFCDCEGIHVILRGAMPCPDGDGRRQVADALGGLADAVGTIVEKTPARVVDASWLASLDQKRLRRGLRERGLVAFVADGSKLARTLTHHRCFFRVAGPKTGVNIPFCCPVELDPVELGLPASGGTVTGLGIRQREVLAIAGSNAQGKSTFLEGILAGRDDHAPHDGRELVVTARGACTAESTTMGLAGADISMFFSTLPPGVSGTVRSVHGMGSGSMTMAWQVQSAIARHAPLLIIDEDRAAPNLLVKSCLQKEEITPLSEILFHDRTKMGDTALVFAACAMDTLIARADRIMVLDRHEASAIDTGEFRRMLAETLRKTADGLEK; encoded by the coding sequence ATGGACGATGCCGGCAGGTGGGACGAAGCCATTGGTTCGTTCCTGCATTCGTACACCGGGGACGGGACGCAGATCGATTCGTCCCGGGTCCAGCCGGGGATCACCGCGTTTCTGGTCCGCTCTTTTGACGGTGCTGCCCTCCAGTTCAGTTTCCCCGTTGTTGTGCAGCGGAACCTTCCAGCCGAGATTGCCCTCGATCCGGCCGGCGCGGACGGTGCTGCTGCTACCCTCATCGAGCGGGTGAAGGGGCAGGCGGAGAGCGTACCGGCCCTCGGCCCGCTGTACGGGAAGGGCGTGCCCGGCTCGCAGCGGTACCGCGACACGATCGAACCCTACACGGTCATCCATTCCGACGAGACGCTGGCCTCGCATCTCTGGAAAGCCGATGCCCGTAACTTCTGCGACTGCGAAGGCATCCACGTGATCCTCCGGGGCGCCATGCCCTGCCCGGACGGAGACGGGAGGAGGCAGGTTGCAGACGCCCTCGGCGGCCTTGCAGATGCCGTCGGAACAATTGTGGAGAAGACGCCGGCACGGGTTGTGGATGCGTCATGGCTCGCGTCGCTCGACCAGAAGCGGCTCCGGCGGGGACTCCGCGAACGGGGGCTCGTTGCATTTGTTGCAGATGGTTCGAAACTTGCCCGGACGCTGACGCACCACCGCTGTTTCTTCCGGGTCGCCGGCCCCAAGACCGGCGTGAACATCCCCTTTTGCTGCCCGGTGGAACTCGATCCGGTTGAGCTCGGGCTCCCGGCTTCGGGCGGGACCGTGACCGGCCTCGGGATACGCCAGCGGGAGGTGCTCGCGATTGCGGGTTCGAACGCCCAGGGCAAGAGCACGTTCCTGGAAGGTATCCTTGCCGGCAGGGACGACCATGCACCGCATGACGGACGGGAGCTGGTTGTCACGGCACGGGGTGCCTGCACGGCAGAATCGACCACCATGGGCCTTGCCGGGGCCGACATCAGCATGTTCTTTTCCACCCTCCCGCCTGGCGTGAGCGGTACGGTCCGCTCGGTGCACGGCATGGGGAGCGGGTCGATGACCATGGCCTGGCAGGTCCAGTCCGCCATCGCCCGCCATGCCCCGCTCCTCATCATCGACGAGGACCGGGCAGCCCCGAACCTGCTCGTCAAAAGCTGCCTCCAGAAAGAAGAGATCACCCCGCTCTCCGAGATCCTTTTCCATGACCGTACGAAGATGGGCGATACGGCGCTCGTCTTTGCCGCCTGCGCCATGGACACGCTGATCGCCCGTGCCGACCGTATCATGGTGCTCGACCGGCACGAGGCCTCGGCGATCGATACCGGTGAGTTCCGCAGGATGCTTGCCGAAACGTTACGAAAAACAGCAGACGGGCTGGAAAAATAG
- the sucD gene encoding succinate--CoA ligase subunit alpha → MIYGDKKTGVLVQGATGKQGEFHIGLMNAYAQQVGGRGVVAGVTPGKGGQQVHGVPVYNTVKDAMKEHDIGAAVIFVPAGAAADAIMEEANAGIDTIVCITEHIPVQDTMKAVAYARMEGASVIGPNCPGLLSPGEVKMGIMPSALFTRGHVGVISRSGTLTYEVVDELTRAGIGQSTVVGIGGDPVIGQTFVDVMQRFEKDPETKAVVLIGEVGGNLEEEGATCTDLPIVSYIAGVSAPPDKRMGHAGAIVEGGEGDAKSKIARLKKHGVPVASRVSEIPEMVRELFRCGC, encoded by the coding sequence ATGATCTACGGCGATAAGAAGACCGGCGTGCTCGTGCAGGGCGCCACCGGCAAGCAGGGTGAGTTCCACATCGGGCTGATGAACGCGTACGCACAGCAGGTCGGCGGCCGGGGCGTCGTGGCCGGTGTCACGCCCGGCAAGGGCGGCCAGCAGGTGCACGGCGTGCCGGTGTACAACACCGTGAAGGACGCCATGAAGGAACACGACATCGGCGCTGCCGTCATCTTCGTTCCTGCAGGAGCGGCCGCCGATGCCATCATGGAGGAAGCGAACGCCGGCATCGACACCATCGTCTGCATCACCGAGCACATCCCCGTGCAGGACACCATGAAGGCAGTTGCCTACGCACGGATGGAGGGCGCAAGCGTGATCGGCCCCAACTGTCCCGGGCTCCTCTCGCCCGGCGAGGTGAAGATGGGGATCATGCCGTCAGCCCTCTTCACCCGCGGCCACGTGGGGGTCATCTCCCGCTCGGGAACGCTCACGTACGAGGTCGTGGACGAACTGACCCGGGCCGGCATCGGCCAGAGCACGGTGGTCGGGATCGGCGGCGACCCGGTCATCGGCCAGACGTTCGTTGACGTGATGCAGCGTTTCGAGAAGGACCCGGAGACAAAGGCCGTTGTCCTGATCGGGGAAGTAGGCGGGAACCTCGAGGAAGAAGGAGCGACCTGCACCGACCTCCCGATCGTCTCCTATATTGCCGGCGTCTCGGCCCCCCCCGACAAGCGGATGGGCCACGCAGGTGCCATTGTCGAGGGTGGCGAGGGCGACGCGAAGTCCAAGATCGCCCGGCTTAAAAAGCACGGCGTGCCGGTGGCGTCCCGCGTATCGGAGATCCCGGAGATGGTGCGGGAACTGTTCCGGTGCGGGTGCTGA
- a CDS encoding succinate--CoA ligase subunit beta, producing the protein MKLREYEAKNVIKAAGIPVPAGFLIRSPDELTPHLDALGTAFVLKAQVDVGGRGKAGGILMADKATGTKVAKDLFAKQIKGLPVKEVLAEQKLDIKHEYYLSITVDRSSRQPLILFTEAGGVEIEVTAKEHPELIRKVVANPLMKDLPPFLIRELLGSAPKEIGPVINKLYKVFIEKDALLAEINPLVATPNGIFAADAKIIVDDNALGRQGITVNRDLSEREREAEKHGFSYVELDGKIGVIGNGAGLTMATLDLIEYYGGKAANFLDVGGGAESERVKNAVRLVASVPSVKVIVVNLLGGITKCDEVAKGIIAAEIPQKVIVRLAGTNEAEGRRLLSEKGYEMLDTMDLVVKKAVEVTSEQPHQKKPGPWKKPNGGQHSVAVITKPESQPTSEMYQLGKGGM; encoded by the coding sequence ATGAAACTCCGTGAATACGAGGCAAAGAATGTCATCAAAGCGGCCGGGATCCCCGTCCCTGCCGGATTCCTGATCCGATCGCCCGACGAACTCACCCCCCACCTTGACGCACTGGGCACTGCATTCGTCCTGAAGGCGCAGGTGGATGTGGGCGGCCGGGGCAAGGCCGGCGGTATCCTGATGGCCGACAAAGCCACGGGCACAAAGGTGGCAAAGGATCTCTTCGCAAAGCAGATCAAGGGCCTGCCGGTAAAGGAAGTCCTTGCCGAACAGAAACTCGACATAAAACACGAGTACTACCTCTCCATCACGGTCGACCGCTCATCCCGGCAGCCGCTCATCCTCTTCACCGAGGCCGGCGGGGTCGAGATCGAGGTAACCGCAAAGGAGCACCCGGAGCTGATCCGGAAGGTCGTGGCAAACCCGCTCATGAAGGACCTGCCCCCGTTCCTGATCCGCGAACTCCTTGGCAGTGCACCTAAGGAGATCGGGCCGGTCATCAACAAGCTGTACAAGGTCTTCATTGAAAAAGATGCACTCCTTGCCGAGATTAACCCGCTTGTTGCCACTCCGAACGGCATCTTTGCCGCAGACGCGAAGATCATCGTGGACGACAATGCCCTGGGCAGGCAGGGGATCACGGTCAACCGCGATCTCTCCGAGCGGGAGCGGGAGGCGGAGAAGCACGGCTTCTCGTACGTGGAGCTGGACGGGAAGATCGGCGTGATCGGCAACGGCGCCGGGCTCACCATGGCAACGCTTGACCTCATCGAGTACTATGGCGGGAAGGCGGCAAACTTCCTCGACGTGGGCGGCGGGGCAGAGAGCGAGCGCGTGAAGAACGCCGTACGGCTTGTCGCAAGCGTCCCGAGCGTAAAGGTTATTGTCGTCAACCTGCTGGGCGGCATCACCAAGTGCGACGAGGTGGCAAAGGGTATCATCGCTGCGGAGATCCCGCAGAAGGTCATTGTCCGGCTCGCGGGCACCAACGAGGCCGAGGGCCGGCGCCTCCTCTCGGAGAAGGGGTACGAGATGCTGGACACGATGGACCTTGTCGTCAAGAAGGCTGTCGAGGTGACATCAGAACAACCACATCAAAAGAAACCCGGTCCGTGGAAAAAACCAAACGGAGGCCAACATTCAGTAGCCGTAATAACTAAGCCAGAATCACAACCTACTTCCGAGATGTATCAGTTGGGTAAGGGAGGGATGTGA
- a CDS encoding 2-oxoacid:acceptor oxidoreductase family protein: MRHEIRFSGFGGQGIILSAVIIGRAAVMYDNKFAVQTQVYGPEARGGASMSQVVIDDEQILYPKVSVPDIFVIMSQEGFEKYGASARESAIMLIDSTLVHSRPKCRCIGIPATREAKQNLKKDIVANIVMLGALVAATHVVSEESLKSAILDSVPKGTGDLNLKAMQLGLELGKQP, encoded by the coding sequence ATGAGGCACGAGATCCGGTTCTCGGGCTTTGGCGGCCAGGGGATCATTCTTTCAGCGGTCATCATCGGCCGGGCCGCGGTGATGTACGACAACAAGTTCGCCGTCCAGACGCAGGTGTACGGGCCCGAGGCCCGGGGCGGCGCATCGATGAGCCAGGTGGTCATCGATGACGAGCAGATCCTGTACCCCAAGGTCTCGGTCCCTGACATCTTCGTCATCATGTCGCAGGAGGGCTTCGAGAAGTACGGCGCTTCCGCCCGGGAGTCGGCGATCATGCTCATCGATTCAACCCTTGTCCACTCCCGGCCGAAGTGCCGGTGCATCGGGATCCCGGCAACCAGGGAGGCCAAGCAGAACTTAAAGAAAGATATCGTGGCCAATATCGTGATGCTCGGGGCGCTCGTTGCCGCAACGCATGTCGTGAGCGAGGAGTCGCTTAAATCCGCCATCCTCGACTCCGTGCCGAAAGGGACCGGGGACTTGAACCTGAAAGCCATGCAGCTCGGCCTTGAGCTGGGGAAACAGCCATGA
- a CDS encoding thiamine pyrophosphate-dependent enzyme codes for MSYDEWFRTDRLPHIYCAGCGNGTIINCTLAAVDQMGWKKEDTVFVSGIGCSSRAPGYILTDSLHTTHGRALAFATGVKMAKPAFNVVVFTGDGDLAAIGGNHFIHACRRNIDMTVVCMNNQIYGMTGGQGSPTTPLKCLSSTTPYGCTEPPFDLCELATAAGANYVARWTSYHVKELEKAVKVGLETPGFSFIEVLVQCPTAFGRRNKFRQVMDHVEFLKSHSLLKAKRDRLLDQGQPIPEELFVVGELTKRNRPAMGVKP; via the coding sequence ATGAGCTACGACGAGTGGTTCCGCACGGACCGGCTCCCCCACATCTACTGTGCCGGCTGCGGCAACGGGACGATCATCAACTGCACGCTTGCAGCGGTCGACCAGATGGGCTGGAAGAAGGAGGACACCGTGTTCGTCTCCGGCATTGGCTGCTCCTCGCGGGCCCCTGGCTACATCCTCACCGACTCACTCCACACCACCCACGGGCGGGCGCTCGCGTTCGCTACCGGTGTCAAGATGGCAAAACCCGCGTTCAATGTCGTGGTCTTCACGGGCGACGGCGACCTTGCAGCCATCGGCGGCAACCATTTCATCCACGCCTGCCGCCGGAACATCGACATGACGGTTGTCTGCATGAACAACCAGATCTATGGCATGACCGGCGGGCAGGGGAGCCCGACCACCCCGTTAAAGTGCCTCTCCTCGACAACGCCCTACGGCTGCACCGAGCCGCCCTTCGACCTCTGCGAACTCGCAACCGCAGCAGGGGCGAACTACGTTGCCCGCTGGACCTCCTACCACGTGAAGGAGCTCGAGAAGGCCGTGAAGGTCGGCCTCGAGACCCCGGGCTTCTCGTTCATCGAGGTGCTGGTCCAGTGCCCCACGGCGTTCGGGCGCCGGAACAAGTTCCGGCAGGTCATGGATCATGTCGAGTTCTTAAAGTCCCACTCGCTCCTGAAGGCGAAACGGGACCGCCTGCTCGACCAGGGCCAGCCAATCCCGGAGGAGCTGTTCGTGGTCGGCGAGCTCACGAAGCGGAACCGTCCCGCCATGGGGGTGAAGCCATGA
- a CDS encoding 2-oxoacid:acceptor oxidoreductase subunit alpha encodes MTRTEFWQGNTACAEGALAAGCNFFGGYPITPSTEVAELMAAKLPKKGGVFIQMEDEIASMASIIGASWTGARAMTATSGPGFSLMMENIGFAAMTETPCVVVNVQRGGPSTGQPTMSAQGDMMQVRFGSHGDYAVIALSPATVQEMFELTAKAFNLADKYRTPVFLMADETVGHMREKILVPDSVEKIGRKPFVPGTPPFKVTDPDLIPGFPTFGTGQHVHVTGLTHDERGYPAATNPPLHAALVKRLVDKIENARDEMADYDIVNPDAEQVFVAYGGPVRTVMQVMHDKKDTNIGFLRIRTVWPFPEKALAKFKNAQRFLVPEMNLGQIAREIQRHVKVPVVPIPKLGGELHTPAELVKVLEGKA; translated from the coding sequence TTGACGCGGACTGAATTCTGGCAGGGCAATACGGCCTGCGCCGAGGGGGCGCTTGCCGCCGGCTGTAACTTCTTCGGCGGGTACCCCATCACGCCTTCGACCGAGGTCGCCGAGCTGATGGCAGCGAAGCTCCCGAAGAAAGGCGGGGTCTTCATCCAGATGGAGGACGAGATCGCGAGCATGGCCTCGATCATCGGGGCATCCTGGACCGGCGCCCGTGCCATGACGGCCACGAGCGGCCCCGGTTTCTCGCTGATGATGGAGAACATCGGGTTTGCCGCCATGACCGAGACGCCCTGCGTTGTCGTCAATGTCCAGCGGGGCGGCCCCTCCACCGGCCAGCCCACGATGTCAGCGCAGGGGGACATGATGCAGGTACGGTTCGGTTCGCATGGCGATTACGCGGTCATCGCTCTCTCGCCTGCCACCGTGCAGGAGATGTTCGAGCTCACGGCAAAGGCCTTCAACCTCGCGGACAAGTACCGCACGCCAGTATTCCTCATGGCAGACGAGACCGTCGGCCACATGCGGGAAAAGATCCTTGTCCCCGATTCTGTAGAAAAGATCGGCAGGAAACCGTTTGTACCGGGCACCCCCCCGTTTAAAGTCACCGACCCGGACCTCATCCCCGGCTTCCCGACGTTCGGCACCGGCCAGCACGTCCACGTGACCGGCCTGACGCACGACGAGCGGGGCTACCCGGCGGCAACGAACCCCCCGCTGCACGCTGCGCTCGTCAAGCGCCTCGTGGACAAGATCGAGAACGCCCGCGACGAGATGGCGGACTACGATATCGTCAACCCGGACGCGGAGCAGGTCTTCGTTGCCTACGGCGGCCCGGTCCGTACGGTCATGCAGGTGATGCACGATAAAAAGGACACAAACATCGGGTTCCTCCGGATCCGGACGGTCTGGCCGTTCCCGGAGAAAGCGCTTGCGAAATTCAAAAACGCACAGCGCTTCCTCGTTCCCGAGATGAACCTCGGGCAGATCGCCCGCGAGATCCAGCGGCACGTGAAGGTGCCGGTCGTCCCCATCCCGAAACTGGGCGGGGAGCTCCACACGCCTGCGGAACTGGTGAAGGTGCTGGAGGGGAAAGCATGA
- a CDS encoding 4Fe-4S dicluster domain-containing protein, which translates to MKLAIDENRCKGCNLCTKVCPYKIFREGKKLNRKGVAVPELDRPERCTNCRLRNLYGRQLCGVCQLTCPDQAIHWVEEEPYEPHKVAIEY; encoded by the coding sequence ATGAAGCTCGCCATCGACGAGAACCGGTGCAAGGGATGCAACCTCTGCACGAAAGTCTGCCCGTATAAGATCTTCCGGGAGGGAAAGAAGCTGAACCGCAAAGGGGTTGCCGTTCCCGAGCTGGACCGTCCCGAGCGCTGCACCAACTGCCGGCTCCGCAACCTTTATGGCCGGCAGCTCTGCGGGGTCTGCCAGCTCACCTGCCCCGACCAGGCAATCCACTGGGTCGAGGAAGAACCGTACGAACCCCACAAGGTGGCGATTGAATATTGA
- a CDS encoding FumA C-terminus/TtdB family hydratase beta subunit — translation MTAQPVWLTTPLGDEVLELRAGDHVELSGIVYTARDEAHLRMQEDGIPFNPEGAVIYHCGPVIQDGNVIAAGPTTSARMNEMEGFLIDRGVRAFIGKGGMGATVRSQLKGKGVYLAFTGGCAALASTRMTLKGVYYDDLGMAEAVWAIALDRLPVVVGIDSHGTDIFEAARKKADEAFRKYVPGSCKPGK, via the coding sequence GTGACCGCACAGCCCGTCTGGCTCACGACCCCGCTTGGCGACGAGGTGCTGGAACTCAGGGCTGGCGACCATGTCGAGCTCTCGGGCATCGTGTATACCGCACGCGACGAGGCGCACCTCCGGATGCAGGAGGACGGGATCCCGTTCAACCCGGAGGGTGCGGTCATCTACCATTGCGGCCCGGTGATCCAGGACGGCAACGTCATCGCCGCCGGCCCCACGACCTCTGCCCGGATGAACGAGATGGAAGGATTCCTCATCGACAGGGGAGTCCGGGCGTTCATCGGCAAGGGCGGCATGGGAGCAACCGTGCGCAGCCAGCTGAAAGGAAAGGGTGTATACCTCGCGTTCACCGGGGGGTGCGCAGCCCTCGCCTCGACCCGCATGACACTCAAAGGCGTGTACTACGATGACCTCGGGATGGCCGAGGCGGTCTGGGCGATAGCCCTCGACCGGCTTCCGGTTGTGGTCGGGATCGATTCGCACGGGACCGACATCTTCGAGGCGGCCCGGAAGAAGGCGGACGAGGCGTTCCGGAAGTATGTGCCGGGGTCGTGCAAGCCGGGTAAGTAA
- a CDS encoding fumarate hydratase translates to MQVTDPDRIHAALASATLAAYREAVIHLPVDVLKVIGDAARAETNPVARAEFANILHNIKIAGERGVPLCQDTGVPVIYLTIPPAVPLTQELYDAVAEGVRRATEEIPLRPNVVDPLTRHNTNDNTGAGMPAIHVKPGKKFTVTVLPKGAGAENMSRTIMLLPSQKDQVEKFVVETMYLAGARPCPPVIIGVGIGGTFDGAAALAKEALLEPVDKMTDFEQSLLCAVNKLGIGPMGLGGDFTALAVKVKTAGCHTASLPVAVNIQCWANRHATVEVRL, encoded by the coding sequence ATGCAGGTTACGGACCCCGATCGTATCCATGCAGCGCTCGCCTCCGCCACGCTCGCGGCGTACCGTGAGGCCGTCATCCACCTGCCGGTGGATGTACTGAAGGTGATCGGGGATGCAGCCCGTGCCGAGACAAACCCGGTTGCGAGGGCTGAGTTTGCCAACATCCTGCACAACATCAAAATCGCCGGGGAACGTGGCGTACCGCTGTGCCAGGACACCGGTGTCCCCGTCATCTATCTCACCATCCCACCCGCTGTCCCGCTCACGCAGGAGCTGTATGATGCAGTTGCGGAAGGTGTACGGAGGGCAACGGAGGAGATCCCCCTCCGTCCCAACGTGGTGGACCCGCTCACCCGGCACAATACCAACGATAATACCGGCGCAGGAATGCCGGCCATCCATGTGAAGCCCGGGAAGAAGTTCACGGTCACGGTACTCCCGAAGGGTGCCGGCGCGGAGAACATGTCGCGGACGATCATGCTCCTCCCGTCGCAGAAGGACCAGGTAGAAAAGTTCGTGGTCGAGACCATGTACCTTGCGGGGGCACGTCCCTGTCCGCCGGTCATCATCGGTGTCGGGATCGGCGGGACGTTCGACGGCGCAGCAGCCCTCGCTAAGGAGGCGCTGCTCGAACCGGTTGACAAAATGACTGACTTCGAACAGTCGCTTCTCTGCGCAGTCAACAAACTCGGCATCGGGCCTATGGGTCTGGGCGGGGACTTCACGGCGCTCGCGGTAAAGGTAAAAACCGCCGGCTGCCACACGGCCTCGCTGCCGGTTGCAGTCAACATCCAGTGCTGGGCCAACCGGCACGCAACCGTGGAGGTGAGGTTGTGA